The Quercus robur chromosome 7, dhQueRobu3.1, whole genome shotgun sequence genome has a segment encoding these proteins:
- the LOC126691314 gene encoding F-box protein At3g07870-like has translation MSRSTEKLSLSSELLPDNVVFDILTRLPVKSLIRFRCVSQSWNSTITNPIFITKHLDRASSLSDINNYGYLLVTPLRNYPPLDPSSSQKWTTFVYNTNRTLNQISRFEIPFPINLIIGFCNGVFCLAANNDDSDEKDLRRSLYLWNPSIRKLKKLLSTHPADQAVFGFGYHPQNNDYKILRVTFAMREVTRKPAEAEIYTLSTDSWRKAVISVGSFSGSDSGPNGSVDQVYFPTRLCFNGALHFIAFSGDHKFILSFDINDERFREILLPQNYLEGIVKHFERLTMFKGSLALIVFGEDLVEMSDICHIWVMKEYGVVESWARKSVPMKQVAEFFSCTINGELLVERFTPYQSFLFDPDSLNEEILNIPMPECMIYTPNFVESLVLLDR, from the coding sequence ATGTCTCGATCTACGGAGAAGTTGTCTCTGTCGTCCGAGCTTCTTCCTGACAACGTCGTATTCGACATCCTGACTCGGCTGCCTGTGAAATCCTTAATCCGATTCAGGTGCGTTTCTCAATCTTGGAACTCCACTATCACAAACCCCATTTTCATTACAAAACACCTCGATCGAGCAAGTTCATTATCCGACATCAACAACTATGGTTATCTGTTAGTCACGCCACTAAGAAATTACCCGCCACTGGATCCTTCATCTTCCCAAAAATGGACTACGTTTGTTTACAATACAAACCGCACGTTGAACCAGATTTCAAGGTTTGAAATTCCCTTTCCTATCAACCTCATAATTGGCTTCTGTAACGGCGTGTTCTGTCTTGCTGCTAACAACGATGACTCTGATGAAAAAGATCTTAGACGCTCTTTGTATTTGTGGAACCCAAGCATTAGAAAGTTAAAGAAGCTTCTATCTACTCATCCTGCTGATCAAGCCGTTTTTGGATTTGGGTATCATCCTCAAAACAATGACTACAAGATTCTGAGAGTTACGTTTGCTATGCGAGAAGTGACACGAAAACCCGCTGAGGCCGAGATTTACACACTGAGTACTGATTCGTGGAGAAAGGCTGTAATTTCTGTGGGGTCATTTAGTGGCTCTGATTCTGGACCCAATGGATCAGTTGATCAGGTATATTTCCCAACCCGATTATGTTTTAACGGAGCTTTGCATTTTATAGCATTTTCAGGGGACCATAAGTTCATCTTGTCCTTTGACATCAATGATGAGAGATTCCGTGAGATTTTGCTGCCTCAAAATTACTTAGAAGGAATTGTAAAGCATTTTGAACGCCTTACAATGTTCAAGGGATCGTTGGCTTTGATTGTTTTTGGTGAAGATCTAGTTGAGATGAGTGACATATGCCACATATGGGTGATGAAGGAGTATGGTGTGGTTGAGTCTTGGGCTAGAAAAAGTGTACCGATGAAACAGGTTGCAGAGTTCTTTAGCTGCACCATCAATGGGGAACTTTTGGTCGAAAGGTTTACCCCCTATCAGAGCTTTTTATTTGACCCAGATAGTTTAAATGAGGAAATTCTAAATATTCCAATGCCTGAATGTATGATTTACACACCTAATTTTGTGGAGAGTTTAGTTTTACTTGACAGGTGA